One genomic segment of Theobroma cacao cultivar B97-61/B2 chromosome 6, Criollo_cocoa_genome_V2, whole genome shotgun sequence includes these proteins:
- the LOC18595174 gene encoding flavin-dependent oxidoreductase FOX2, which yields MALSSISILPLLLVLLSASWATSASIQDNFIQCLDDNSEQVIPISAVCAQNNSSFTSVLNSTAQNLRYLEPSVPKPQFIFTPLNESHVQAAVICAKKLGIHLRFRSGGHDYEGLSYASEIETPFIMLDLARLRSVNVDIDDNTAWVQAGATIGEVYFRISETSKTHGFPAGLCSSLGIGGHITGGAYGSMMRKYGLGADNVLDARIVDANGKVLDRAAMGEDHFWAIRGGGGASFGIILAWKIKLVPVPETVTVFTVPKTLEQGATKILYRWQQVADKLDEDLFIRVIIQVTKAGQKGERTVTTAYNALFLGDADRLLQVMNQSFPELGLTRKDCIETSWIKSVLYIAGYPSDTPPEVLQQGKSLFKNYFKAKSDFVQRPIPETGLEGLWKRLLQEDSPLMIWNPYGGMMANISESAIAFPHRKGNLFKIQYVTSWYEGSQDATTKHTDWIRGLYDYMAAYVPTSPRAAYVNYRDLDLGINDKTNTSLSQARVWGTKYFKGNFDRLVKVKSKVDPDNFFRHEQSIPPALV from the coding sequence ATGGCCCTTTCAAGCATTTCCATTCTTCCACTACTTTTAGTCCTGCTTTCAGCTTCATGGGCAACTTCAGCTTCGATTCAAGACAACTTTATCCAATGCCTTGATGACAATTCTGAGCAAGTCATTCCAATCTCTGCTGTTTGTGCCCAAAACAACTCTTCTTTCACTTCTGTCCTAAATTCCACTGCCCAAAACCTCAGGTACTTGGAGCCTTCAGTACCAAAGCCCCAATTTATCTTCACACCTTTGAATGAATCTCATGTCCAGGCTGCTGTCATTTGTGCAAAAAAGCTTGGAATTCACCTGAGATTCCGCAGCGGAGGCCATGACTATGAGGGCCTCTCGTATGCATCTGAAATTGAGACACCTTTCATTATGTTAGACCTTGCCAGGCTTCGTTCCGTCAACGTCGATATCGATGACAACACTGCTTGGGTTCAAGCTGGTGCTACAATTGGTGAAGTTTATTTCAGAATTTCTGAGACAAGCAAGACTCATGGCTTCCCTGCTGGTCTTTGCTCAAGCCTAGGCATTGGTGGACACATAACTGGAGGTGCATATGGTTCCATGATGCGAAAGTATGGCCTTGGTGCTGACAATGTCCTTGATGCTCGAATTGTCGATGCTAATGGCAAAGTTCTTGACCGAGCAGCCATGGGCGAAGATCATTTTTGGGCGATTCGAGGAGGCGGAGGAGCAAGCTTTGGAATCATCCTCGCGTGGAAGATAAAGTTGGTTCCTGTTCCAGAAACTGTCACTGTTTTCACTGTTCCAAAGACCTTGGAACAAGGCGCCACAAAGATCCTTTACAGATGGCAACAAGTTGCAGACAAGCTTGACGAGGATCTCTTCATTAGGGTCATCATTCAAGTGACAAAAGCGGGCCAGAAAGGTGAGAGAACAGTGACAACAGCCTACAATGCCCTGTTTCTTGGCGATGCTGACAGGCTCCTCCAAGTAATGAACCAAAGCTTCCCGGAATTGGGTTTGACGCGGAAAGACTGTATTGAAACAAGCTGGATCAAATCCGTGCTTTACATTGCTGGCTACCCGAGTGATACACCCCCAGAGGTTCTACAACAAGGAAAGTCATTATTCAAGAACTATTTCAAAGCCAAATCAGACTTTGTGCAACGACCCATACCTGAAACTGGTCTCGAGGGGCTATGGAAAAGGTTATTGCAAGAAGACTCTCCGTTGATGATATGGAACCCTTACGGTGGAATGATGGCCAACATTTCAGAATCTGCCATCGCTTTTCCCCACAGGAAAGGTAACTTATTCAAAATCCAGTACGTGACCTCATGGTACGAGGGAAGTCAGGACGCCACCACAAAGCACACGGACTGGATTAGAGGGCTGTACGATTACATGGCGGCTTATGTTCCCACATCTCCCAGGGCTGCATATGTCAATTACAGGGACCTTGATCTAGGAATCAACGACAAGACCAACACTAGCCTCAGTCAGGCCAGAGTTTGGGGAACTAAGTATTTCAAGGGCAACTTCGACAGGTTGGTGAAAGTGAAAAGCAAAGTTGATCCTGACAACTTTTTCAGGCATGAGCAGAGCATTCCACCTGCCCTGGTCTAA